Proteins co-encoded in one Christiangramia fulva genomic window:
- a CDS encoding SusC/RagA family TonB-linked outer membrane protein: MKNFLEFKSNHFLLNCRQKLFSDNWRQGSFLILLFIFSLNSAFAQSFAVSGTVVDGEDNTPLPGVNVLEKGTSNGTMTDFDGNYSIQVSGPDAVLVFSYVGFKTLETEVNGRNTVNATLQVDQNSLDEVVVVGYGTTKKSDLTGSVVSISGSDLQEQAKSSVAETLSGRLAGVQVLSTEGSPDAEINIRIRGNGSLTQDSSPLIIVDGFPVNSMSDISPTDIESISVLKDASSTAIYGSRGANGVIIITTKDGKAGKIAVSVNAFHGFQKIAKTIDVLSPEDFVKWQYEYALLRDPDHLDSYERYFGLWQDYDLYKGQEGNNWQKQIYGNMGEVQSHDLAIRGGSEKANFNFNYAHYDVSTIMVGSDFKRDNLSLALKSQAGEKVDLSFTVRYSDTEINGGGANEQNEVSSADSRLKYSVQYSPIPISGLTTTNTDEALAGYLVNPFVATADNQRQQLRKNFNMLGSFGWNIIDNLKFKSDFGLDYRIDQDYRFYGRSTYYSRNRPSAENQGLPSLVYSDRKRESFRNANTFNYDFDKLIGEDHSLKLLLGEEMIVTKNNEETTEIQGYPKDFDFETTRKLTTQGIPQSVDNFYSPDDKLLSFFGRINYDFKNKYLATATYRADGSSKFLGNNRWGFFPSAAVAWKIKEEDFLKDVNWLNALKLRLSYGEAGNNNIPSGQTVQSFQSNTTTYLNGIPNYWSASRVLANPDLKWETTVTENIGLDFELFKGILSGSVEAYKNLTTDLLLAFRTPGSGYEYQYRNLGEIQNTGVEGSLNINAITKADYGLNFSFNVSANRNKINSLGSLENYQEYSGWASSQIGSDYAVWVDHPVGTMYGYQNDGRYEVSDFNFDPATNSYTLKPDVVDNSAVVGNIMPGSLKLKDINGDGVVDINDNTIIGDANPDYTGGMVINAYAYGFDFSAAFNYSVGNDVYNANKIQFTTANENSQYRNLSGDMADGQRWTNLNPETGQLITDPDALAAANANTTMWSPYMRSYVFSDWAVEDGSFLRLNTITLGYTIPNEIMSKAGITKLRLYATANNVFILTNYSGLDPEVSTRRKTPLTPGVDYSPFPRSRQVVFGLNLNF; this comes from the coding sequence ATGAAAAACTTTCTGGAATTTAAAAGCAATCACTTCTTGCTTAATTGCAGGCAAAAATTGTTTTCGGATAACTGGCGGCAAGGTAGTTTTCTGATTCTCCTTTTCATTTTTTCTCTTAATTCGGCATTTGCGCAATCGTTTGCGGTGAGTGGCACTGTGGTAGATGGAGAAGATAATACTCCTCTTCCCGGGGTAAACGTACTTGAAAAGGGAACATCTAATGGTACCATGACCGATTTTGATGGAAATTATTCAATCCAGGTTTCAGGTCCTGATGCAGTTCTTGTTTTTAGTTATGTTGGATTTAAGACTCTCGAAACTGAAGTAAATGGAAGAAACACCGTTAATGCAACACTTCAGGTTGATCAAAATTCTCTTGATGAGGTCGTAGTGGTAGGATATGGCACTACTAAAAAATCAGATTTAACAGGATCGGTGGTTTCTATTTCCGGTAGTGATCTCCAGGAGCAGGCAAAATCCAGCGTGGCCGAAACTCTTTCCGGACGTCTTGCGGGAGTTCAGGTGTTATCAACAGAAGGTTCTCCAGATGCAGAAATAAATATTAGAATTCGCGGTAATGGCTCGCTAACTCAAGACAGTTCTCCTTTGATAATTGTCGATGGTTTTCCCGTGAATAGTATGAGTGATATCAGCCCGACAGATATCGAAAGTATTTCGGTGCTTAAGGATGCTTCATCTACGGCTATCTATGGCTCAAGAGGTGCAAATGGTGTTATTATTATTACTACAAAAGATGGTAAAGCCGGTAAAATCGCTGTGAGTGTAAATGCATTTCACGGTTTCCAAAAAATTGCCAAAACTATTGATGTTCTTTCACCTGAAGATTTCGTTAAATGGCAATATGAATATGCTCTTCTTAGGGATCCTGATCACCTTGACTCTTATGAAAGATATTTTGGGTTATGGCAGGATTATGATTTGTATAAAGGCCAGGAAGGTAATAACTGGCAAAAACAGATCTACGGAAATATGGGAGAGGTGCAGAGCCACGACCTGGCTATTAGAGGTGGGTCTGAAAAGGCTAATTTTAACTTCAATTATGCACATTATGATGTCAGTACCATAATGGTTGGTTCAGATTTTAAAAGAGACAACCTTTCCCTGGCACTAAAAAGTCAGGCAGGAGAGAAGGTAGATTTATCTTTTACCGTTCGCTATTCCGATACTGAAATTAATGGTGGAGGTGCCAATGAGCAAAATGAAGTCTCTTCTGCTGATTCTCGCTTAAAATACAGCGTTCAATATTCACCAATCCCGATCTCTGGTCTAACGACTACGAATACAGACGAAGCTCTGGCAGGTTATCTGGTAAATCCTTTTGTTGCGACGGCCGATAACCAGAGGCAACAATTAAGAAAAAATTTCAATATGTTAGGAAGTTTTGGATGGAATATTATCGATAATCTAAAATTTAAATCTGATTTTGGTTTGGATTACCGTATTGATCAGGATTATCGTTTTTATGGCCGGTCTACTTATTATTCCCGAAACAGACCTTCGGCAGAAAACCAGGGATTGCCTTCATTGGTATATAGTGACAGAAAACGAGAAAGCTTCAGGAATGCCAATACCTTTAATTACGATTTTGATAAATTGATAGGTGAAGATCATAGTTTGAAGTTGCTTTTGGGTGAAGAGATGATCGTAACCAAAAACAATGAAGAAACTACCGAAATTCAGGGCTATCCCAAAGATTTTGATTTCGAAACTACAAGAAAATTAACTACACAGGGAATTCCTCAGAGCGTGGATAATTTTTATAGCCCAGATGATAAGCTTTTATCCTTCTTTGGTCGTATTAATTATGATTTTAAGAACAAGTATCTGGCAACTGCTACATACCGTGCGGATGGTTCCAGTAAATTTCTGGGCAATAATCGTTGGGGATTTTTTCCCTCGGCGGCCGTTGCGTGGAAAATTAAAGAAGAAGATTTTTTAAAAGATGTAAACTGGCTTAATGCTCTCAAACTGAGACTAAGTTATGGTGAAGCAGGTAATAATAATATTCCATCCGGCCAAACTGTACAAAGTTTTCAGTCTAATACAACTACTTATTTGAATGGAATTCCCAATTACTGGTCGGCTTCAAGAGTTTTGGCTAATCCTGATCTGAAGTGGGAAACCACAGTTACTGAAAATATTGGTCTTGACTTTGAATTGTTCAAAGGGATTTTAAGTGGAAGTGTGGAGGCTTACAAGAATCTTACTACAGACTTATTGCTTGCTTTTCGTACTCCCGGATCTGGATATGAATATCAATATAGAAACCTTGGAGAGATTCAAAATACTGGTGTAGAAGGATCTTTAAATATCAATGCAATTACAAAGGCAGATTACGGTTTGAATTTCTCGTTCAATGTATCAGCAAACAGGAATAAGATCAATTCGCTTGGTTCATTGGAGAATTACCAGGAGTATTCGGGTTGGGCATCTTCTCAAATTGGAAGTGACTATGCTGTCTGGGTAGATCATCCTGTGGGAACTATGTATGGTTATCAAAATGATGGCCGTTATGAAGTGTCTGACTTTAATTTTGATCCAGCTACCAATTCTTATACACTCAAGCCAGATGTTGTAGATAATAGTGCCGTTGTTGGTAATATAATGCCGGGTTCTTTGAAATTAAAAGATATTAACGGTGATGGTGTGGTGGATATTAATGATAATACTATTATTGGAGATGCCAATCCAGATTATACCGGCGGTATGGTAATTAATGCCTATGCATATGGTTTTGATTTTTCAGCGGCCTTTAATTACAGTGTGGGTAATGATGTTTATAATGCAAACAAGATTCAATTTACCACGGCTAATGAAAACAGTCAATATAGAAACCTAAGTGGCGACATGGCTGATGGCCAGAGATGGACAAACCTTAATCCGGAAACCGGACAATTAATAACCGATCCTGATGCACTTGCAGCTGCGAACGCCAACACTACCATGTGGTCTCCTTATATGCGAAGCTACGTATTCAGTGACTGGGCGGTAGAAGATGGTTCTTTTCTAAGATTGAATACCATCACATTGGGTTATACTATTCCTAATGAAATTATGTCGAAAGCTGGTATTACAAAACTCAGATTGTATGCAACGGCTAATAATGTATTTATTCTTACTAATTATTCGGGTCTTGACCCTGAAGTTTCTACCAGAAGGAAAACCCCTCTAACTCCAGGGGTGGATTATTCACCATTTCCTAGAAGTAGACAAGTGGTATTTGGTTTAAACCTTAATTTTTAA
- a CDS encoding LacI family DNA-binding transcriptional regulator, whose protein sequence is MNEKDKVTIYDISEKLNISAATVSRALNDNPKISIKTKELVLKTAAAMNYKQNRLAQALKSGKTNNVGVIVPYIDRNFFSSVIRGIEEELSPHGYHVIICQSHEDVTNEITQINTLLNTQIDGIFMSISKTTQDTSHIQKVLQEKTPLIFFDRKKDLPGFSSVTIDDFNGGFSATEHLINQGCTKIVHFSGDLNLDIYKNRCDGYMAALKKHGLPIRKEYIIQVNSKIESGASAISELWELEDKPDAIFSAGDYAALGAIQELKRRKVRIPEDVCVVGFSNEPFTKYMELPMSSVDQTPLEMGKIAAQVFLEQVKGKQTLTIEKKVVLTPELCIRDSSNRIGKAIPTVA, encoded by the coding sequence ATGAATGAAAAGGACAAAGTGACCATCTATGATATTTCAGAAAAACTGAATATCAGTGCCGCAACTGTTTCCAGGGCCCTTAACGATAACCCCAAGATTAGCATTAAAACAAAAGAGCTGGTGCTAAAGACTGCAGCAGCTATGAATTACAAGCAAAACCGCCTGGCCCAGGCTTTAAAAAGCGGAAAGACAAATAATGTAGGTGTAATTGTGCCTTATATAGATCGGAACTTCTTTTCTTCGGTGATTCGCGGTATAGAAGAAGAACTATCTCCTCATGGTTACCACGTCATCATCTGTCAGAGCCACGAAGATGTTACCAACGAGATCACACAGATCAATACGTTGCTCAACACACAGATTGACGGAATTTTCATGTCGATATCAAAAACCACACAGGACACCAGCCATATCCAGAAGGTTCTCCAGGAAAAGACACCTCTTATATTCTTTGACCGTAAAAAAGACCTGCCCGGCTTCAGTTCAGTAACCATTGATGACTTTAATGGAGGTTTTTCAGCCACAGAACACCTTATCAATCAGGGTTGTACTAAAATTGTCCATTTTTCAGGAGATCTTAACCTCGATATTTATAAAAACAGGTGTGACGGCTATATGGCGGCCCTAAAAAAACATGGCCTGCCCATTCGTAAAGAATACATTATTCAGGTAAACAGTAAAATAGAATCCGGCGCTTCTGCAATTTCAGAATTATGGGAGTTGGAAGATAAACCCGACGCAATTTTCTCGGCGGGAGATTACGCGGCACTCGGGGCCATTCAGGAATTAAAAAGGAGAAAGGTCAGGATACCGGAAGACGTTTGTGTAGTTGGTTTCAGTAACGAACCATTCACGAAATATATGGAACTACCCATGAGTTCGGTAGATCAAACTCCTTTGGAAATGGGCAAAATTGCCGCTCAGGTATTTCTGGAACAAGTAAAGGGAAAACAAACTCTTACCATCGAAAAAAAGGTAGTACTTACTCCTGAACTTTGCATCAGGGATTCCTCAAACCGAATTGGGAAAGCCATACCTACTGTTGCATAG
- a CDS encoding UxaA family hydrolase, with product MQKKLIKVHPGDNIAIALVDLWKGDQPEFEGEKISILADTKAKHKITLVDLEPGDSIYMYGVLVGKAVSKIRRGEVLTVTNIKHEADSTAGRTETLKWKAPDISRWKDRTFMGYHRPDGQVGTNNIWLFFPLVFCENRNVELLKEVFEAELSFKKAKKQRQLLRNLISGEDIQAFDEEAGEDREIFSNIEVKFITHQGGCGGIRQDAVALSKLLAGYVNNPNVAGATVLSLGCQNLQVDIFKNALSEINDNIQKPVLIFEQQQEGTVDDMLNKIIKESFEGIRKANEIQRKPAPLSKLKMGLECGGSDGFSGISANPSLGYASDLLAALGGSPILSEFPELCGVEQELVNRCVDDATADRFLELMRAYEKAAIASGSGFDMNPSPGNIKDGLITDAMKSAGAAKKGGTSPIEAVLDYGEYVTKNGLNLLCTPGNDVESTTALVGSGANIVVFTTGLGTPTGNPVAPVVKVASNTILARRMPDIIDIDTGAVIRGEKSIEEMGEEILEYVVKVASGEIQSKADQLEQDDFIPWKRGVSL from the coding sequence ATGCAAAAAAAACTGATAAAGGTCCATCCCGGTGATAATATAGCTATTGCGCTTGTTGACCTGTGGAAAGGTGACCAGCCGGAGTTCGAAGGGGAAAAAATAAGCATTCTTGCCGATACCAAAGCCAAACACAAGATCACTCTTGTTGATCTGGAACCCGGCGACAGCATCTATATGTACGGAGTGCTGGTGGGAAAAGCTGTATCCAAGATTCGGAGAGGAGAAGTCCTTACCGTGACAAATATCAAGCATGAAGCCGATTCTACTGCAGGAAGAACTGAAACGCTAAAGTGGAAAGCTCCCGATATTAGCAGGTGGAAAGATCGTACTTTTATGGGATATCACCGGCCAGACGGCCAGGTGGGAACCAATAATATCTGGTTGTTTTTTCCGCTGGTGTTCTGCGAGAACCGCAATGTGGAACTGCTGAAGGAGGTTTTTGAAGCTGAACTTTCCTTCAAAAAGGCTAAGAAACAAAGACAACTTCTGCGTAATCTCATAAGCGGGGAAGATATCCAGGCTTTTGATGAGGAGGCTGGGGAAGACCGTGAAATTTTTTCGAATATCGAGGTGAAATTCATCACGCATCAGGGCGGTTGCGGTGGAATTAGACAGGATGCCGTAGCGCTTTCGAAGCTTTTGGCGGGTTATGTCAACAATCCGAATGTAGCAGGAGCAACAGTGCTGAGTCTGGGCTGCCAGAACTTGCAGGTAGATATCTTTAAAAATGCGCTGAGCGAGATCAATGACAATATTCAAAAACCTGTGCTGATCTTTGAACAGCAGCAGGAAGGAACGGTAGATGATATGCTTAATAAGATCATTAAAGAATCTTTTGAAGGCATTCGTAAAGCCAATGAAATTCAGCGAAAACCGGCGCCTTTGAGCAAGCTCAAGATGGGTCTGGAATGTGGAGGTTCTGACGGTTTCTCCGGAATTTCGGCGAATCCTTCTCTTGGTTACGCGTCTGATCTTCTGGCGGCTCTGGGAGGTTCCCCCATTCTTTCGGAATTTCCTGAACTGTGCGGTGTAGAGCAGGAACTGGTAAACCGATGTGTTGACGATGCTACTGCCGATCGCTTTCTGGAATTGATGAGGGCCTATGAAAAAGCCGCCATTGCTTCAGGCTCTGGCTTCGACATGAATCCTTCTCCCGGAAATATCAAAGACGGCTTAATAACTGATGCCATGAAGTCGGCCGGAGCAGCCAAAAAAGGCGGAACCTCGCCCATTGAAGCTGTATTGGATTACGGGGAATACGTGACCAAAAATGGTTTGAATTTGCTTTGTACTCCCGGGAATGATGTGGAGAGTACGACAGCCCTGGTAGGATCGGGTGCCAATATTGTTGTTTTTACAACTGGTTTGGGAACACCTACGGGTAATCCGGTCGCTCCGGTAGTGAAGGTGGCTTCCAATACAATACTTGCCAGGAGAATGCCTGATATTATTGATATTGACACCGGTGCTGTGATCAGGGGCGAAAAGAGCATCGAAGAAATGGGCGAAGAGATCCTGGAATACGTCGTAAAAGTTGCCAGTGGAGAGATCCAGTCCAAAGCCGACCAACTGGAGCAGGATGATTTTATTCCGTGGAAAAGGGGAGTATCTCTTTAA
- a CDS encoding Gfo/Idh/MocA family protein, translated as MNKKTIRAGIIGSGYASGFHMDALQRLTSANVEVVGVYSRNSENRNNFAHNRNIRAFDSLEGLIEASEILHLCTPPVSHEAIAIAVLDQDKDVIIEKPLTGYFGEEEEDFNGDTFPREKGLEKAMESINRMLAAEEKSKGSIMYAENWVYAPAIQKEREILEKTKAQVLWIQAEQAHSGSHSSAYGKWQFSGGGSLMGKGCHPLTGAVYLKHVEGRVRFGKPIRPRSVSARTHAITRMENFQNEGHLRDSYTDVEDYANIHVTFEDGTIADILASELLHGGVKNYLEVHANNHRSICNLTPNNAMQTYNPVEENFRDIYVVEKTGTKQGWSNISPDEAWFNGYQHEMDAFYASAVSGDPVESNSHLAADVIATIYAAYISAERKGVEISVPSMQQ; from the coding sequence ATGAACAAAAAGACGATTCGTGCGGGGATTATAGGTTCTGGTTATGCTTCAGGCTTTCATATGGATGCCTTGCAAAGACTTACCAGTGCCAACGTGGAAGTAGTAGGCGTTTACAGCCGGAATTCAGAAAACCGGAACAATTTTGCACATAACAGGAATATCAGGGCCTTTGATTCCCTGGAAGGATTGATCGAAGCTTCGGAAATCCTGCATTTGTGTACCCCGCCTGTAAGTCATGAAGCCATTGCTATTGCCGTACTGGACCAGGATAAAGATGTGATCATTGAGAAACCGCTTACCGGTTACTTCGGGGAAGAGGAAGAGGATTTTAACGGGGATACTTTTCCGCGGGAAAAAGGCCTGGAAAAGGCAATGGAAAGCATTAATCGTATGCTGGCAGCAGAAGAGAAGAGCAAGGGCTCTATAATGTATGCTGAAAACTGGGTCTATGCTCCGGCCATTCAGAAAGAACGGGAAATCCTGGAGAAAACGAAGGCCCAGGTGCTGTGGATACAGGCAGAGCAAGCTCATTCGGGTTCACATTCTTCTGCCTACGGAAAGTGGCAATTTTCCGGAGGTGGCTCTCTAATGGGTAAAGGCTGCCATCCCTTAACGGGTGCTGTTTATCTTAAGCATGTTGAGGGGCGGGTACGCTTCGGAAAACCTATTCGTCCCAGGTCAGTTTCTGCCCGAACGCATGCGATCACCAGAATGGAAAATTTTCAGAATGAAGGTCATTTGCGCGATTCCTATACCGACGTGGAAGATTATGCGAATATTCACGTCACCTTTGAAGACGGTACCATCGCAGATATCCTGGCGAGCGAATTATTACATGGAGGAGTAAAGAACTACCTGGAAGTTCATGCGAACAACCACCGCAGCATCTGCAATCTTACACCTAACAACGCCATGCAAACCTATAATCCCGTTGAAGAGAACTTCAGGGATATTTATGTGGTGGAAAAAACAGGAACGAAACAAGGATGGTCTAATATTTCACCAGATGAAGCCTGGTTTAATGGCTATCAGCATGAAATGGATGCTTTTTACGCTTCTGCTGTTAGCGGAGATCCCGTAGAAAGCAACAGCCATTTGGCCGCCGATGTCATTGCGACTATTTACGCCGCCTATATTTCCGCTGAAAGGAAAGGTGTGGAAATTTCTGTTCCTTCTATGCAACAGTAG